In one Alnus glutinosa chromosome 14, dhAlnGlut1.1, whole genome shotgun sequence genomic region, the following are encoded:
- the LOC133856580 gene encoding phosphatidylinositol 4-kinase beta 1-like, producing the protein MVRLLGLTRGESDESPREITSRTNRASESSENGWLIRFFDSAFFCEWIAVSYLYKHDHPGVRDYLCNRMYTLPLPGVESYLFQICYMMVHKPSPSLDKFVIDICSLSSKIALKVHWFLMAEIEDSDDNEGISRIQEKCQIAATLMGEWPPLIQPQIVSSSPGGKNQVLNKLLSSKLLSRTSSPPTSKTLSFSTSLGKNLQEDGNQLSSEENNILKKFIPSPKVRDAFLFRKSADKDDDESEKDGFFKRLLRDSRSEDEAGSKVRDMLLFRKSVEKDDDDSEKDGFFKRLLRDSKSEDEELTSSSEGFFKKLFRDSKSDSEDKSISKSVEDDEKEGFFRKFFKEKLEDKKDGKDGKGDEDIGNSEEKCSKSVEDDEKEGFFRKLFKDKDKKDEDTVNSEEKSSKHAEDDEKEGFFRKLFKDKSEDKKDPNDKADEGNANAEEEEPSEFSLFRRLFRVHPEDSKNTVSNEISNGGSLFESSPGTERFFRKLFRDRDRSVEDSELFGSKKHKEKHPGSPKQRSEKSNAKPPLPNNTAAQFRKGAYHESLEFVQSLCETSYGLVDVFPVEDRKSALCESLAELNLRVAEAQNSGGVCFPMGKGMYRVVHIPEDEAILLNSREKAPYLFCVEVLKSEMPSNAKDTSGVQKLSRGGIPLANGDALLQKPPPWAYPLWTAQEVYRNSNDRMSRSTAQAIDQAMTHISEAKKKFVNVSLSVENRLPIQSKSIEHSCNDCATLQSTSASAGVVSRSYQCGECVTHTSKAAHSSDLEWVRVVLTADPGIRMEDIEDQGPARRKEHRRVPSTVAIEAVKAAAAKGEAPPGLPLKGAGQESSDAQPRVSGGTPKACDPLSGELWEVKKERIRKASVHGNLPGWDLRSVIVKSGDDCRQEHLAVQLISHFYDIFQEAGLPLWLRPYEVLVTSSYTALIETIPDTASLHSIKSRYPITSLREFFVAKHEENSPSFKLAQRNFVESMAGYSLVCYLLQVKDRHNGNLLLDEEGHIIHIDFGFMLSNSPGGVNFESAPFKLTRELLEVMDSDAEGVPSEFFDYFKVLCIQGFLTCRKHAERIILLVEMLQDSGFPCFKGGPRTIQNLRKRFHLSLTEEQCVSLVLSLISSSLDAWRTRQYDYYQKVLNGIL; encoded by the exons ATGGTGCGGCTTCTGGGACTGACTCGCGGGGAATCGGATGAGTCGCCTCGCGAGATCACCTCGCGGACCAACCGGGCGAGTGAGTCCAGCGAGAATGGGTGGCTCATTCGGTTCTTCGACTCGGCGTTCTTCTGTGAGTGGATCGCCGTTAGCTATTTGTACAAGCATGATCACCCCGGGGTACGAGACTACCTCTGTAATCGGATGTACACTCTACCCTTACCGGGTGTGGAGAGCTATTTGTTTCAAATTTGTTATATGATGGTGCACAAGCCAAGCCCATCTTTGGATAAGTTTGTCATTGATATATGCTCCCTATCGTCGAAGATAGCTCTGAAAGTGCATTGGTTTTTAATGGCGGAGATTGAGGATTCGGATGATAATGAAGGGATTAGTAGGATCCAAGAGAAGTGCCAGATTGCAGCGACTTTGATGGGTGAGTGGCCTCCTCTGATACAGCCTCAGATTGTGTCATCAAGCCCTGGAGGCAAGAACCAGGTGTTGAATAAGTTACTGTCATCGAAGCTGTTGTCACGAACATCGTCACCACCCACTTCAAAGACTCTATCGTTCTCGACTTCACTGGGAAAAAATTTGCAAGAGGATGGTAATCAGTTATCTTCAGAGGAGAACAATATTTTAAAGAAGTTCATTCCAAGTCCAAAGGTTCGAGATGCGTTCCTATTCAGGAAGTCTGCAGATAAAGATGATGATGAGTCGGAGAAGGATGGGTTCTTTAAGAGGCTTTTGAGGGACAGTAGAAGTGAGGATGAGGCAGGTTCAAAGGTTCGAGATATGTTGCTTTTCAGGAAGTCGGTGGAGAAAGATGATGATGATTCTGAGAAGGATGGGTTTTTTAAGAGGCTTTTGAGGGACAGTAAAAGTGAGGATGAGGAGTTGACGTCGAGCTCAGAGGGTTTTTTTAAGAAGTTGTTTCGGGATAGCAAGAGTGACTCTGAGGATAAATCGATTTCTAAATCAGTGGAAGATGATGAAAAGGAAGGCTTCTTTCGTAAGTTTTTCAAAGAAAAGTTAGAGGACAAGAAGGATGGGAAAGATGGGAAGGGAGATGAAGATATTGGCAACTCGGAAGAAAAATGTTCTAAATCTGTTgaagatgatgaaaaagagGGGTTCTTCCGGAAATTGTTTAAAGATAAGGACAAGAAAGATGAAGATACGGTGAATTCTGAAGAGAAAAGTTCAAAACATGCTgaagatgatgaaaaagagGGGTTCTTTAGGAAGTTATTTAAAGATAAGTCTGAGGACAAGAAAGATCCAAATGATAAAGCTGATGAGGGGAATGCCAatgctgaagaagaagagccTTCCGAATTTTCATTGTTCCGAAGATTGTTTCGTGTGCACCCTGAAGATTCCAAAAATACTGTCTCTAATGAAATCAGCAATGGTGGTAGCTTGTTTGAAAGTAGTCCAGGAACTGAAAGATTTTTTCGCAAATTGTTTAGGGATCGAGACCGTTCAGTTGAAGACTCAGAACTGTTTGGTTCAAAGAAGCACAAAGAG AAGCATCCTGGTTCCCCAAAGCAGCGGAGCGAAAAGTCAAATGCAAAGCCCCCACTTCCAAATAATACTGCAGCGCAGTTCCGAAAAGGGGCTTATCATGAGTCATTGGAGTTTGTGCAGTCATTATGTGAGACATCATATGGCTTGGTTGATGTATTTCCAGTTGAAGATCGCAAAAGTGCTCTTTGTGAG TCCCTCGCAGAGCTCAATTTGCGTGTAGCTGAGGCTCAAAATAGTGGAG GAGTTTGCTTCCCAATGGGAAAGGGGATGTATCGTGTGGTTCATATACCTGAAGATGAAGCCATTCTTTTGAATTCAAGGGAAAAGGCACCTTATCTATTCTGTGTTGAAGTTTTGAAAAGTGAAATGCCAAG CAATGCAAAGGACACATCTGGTGTGCAAAAGCTTTCTAGAGGAGGAATTCCTCTGGCAAATGGAGATGCATTATTGCAAAAGCCCCCTCCTTGGGCTTATCCGTTATGGACTGCCCAGGAGGTTTATCGTAATAGTAATGATAGAATGTCAAGGTCAACTGCCCAAGCAATTGATCAAGCAATGACACATATTTCAGAGGCgaaaaaaaagtttgttaatGTGAGTCTTTCTGTAGAGAATCGATTGCCTATCCAGTCAAAGAGCATTGAACACAGTTGCAACGATTGTGCTACTCTGCAGTCTACTTCAGCTTCTGCAGGTGTTGTGTCCAGGAGCTATCAATGTGGTGAATGTGTGACTCACACATCAAAAGCAGCACATAGTAGTGATTTGGAGTGGGTAAGGGTAGTTCTGACAGCAGATCCGGGGATTAGAATGGAAGACATTGAGGATCAAGGGCCAGCACGTCGGAAGGAACACCGCCGGGTTCCAAGTACAGTAGCTATAGAGGCAGTAAAG GCTGCTGCAGCAAAAGGAGAAGCACCTCCTGGGCTTCCTCTGAAAGGAGCTGGTCAAGAGTCGTCAGATGCACAACCAAGG GTTAGTGGTGGTACTCCCAAGGCCTGTGATCCCTTATCTGGCGAACTTTGGGaggtaaagaaagaaaggatACGTAAAGCTTCAGTGCATGGAAATTTACCTGGTTGGGATTTGCGCTCA GTTATTGTGAAGAGTGGTGATGATTGTAGGCAAGAACATCTTGCCGTGCAGCTTATTTCTCACTTTTATG ATATATTCCAAGAAGCTGGTCTCCCTCTCTGGTTGCGGCCTTATGAAGTTCTAGTTACTTCTTCTTACACAGCTCTCATTGAAACAATTCCAGATACG gCTTCACTTCATTCTATAAAAAGTAGATATCCCATAACAAGTTTACGTGAATTCTTCGTTGCCAAGCATGAAGAAAATTCTCCAAGTTTTAAGCTTGCCCAG AGAAATTTCGTTGAAAGTATGGCTGGATATTCCCTTGTGTGCTACCTTCTCCAG GTGAAGGATCGGCACAATGGGAATCTCTTATTGGATGAAGAAGGTCATATCATACATATTGATTTTGGCTTCATGCTCTCCAATTCACCTGGTGGCGTCAATTTTGAGAGTGCACCTTTCAAATTAACCCGCGAACTTCTTGAA GTCATGGATTCTGATGCTGAGGGAGTTCCAAGCGAGTTCTTTGATTATTTTAAG GTTTTATGCATTCAAGGCTTTCTTACATGTCGTAAGCATGCTGAGCGCATTATTCTTCTTGTTGAAATGTTGCAG GACTCTGGTTTCCCTTGCTTTAAAGGTGGTCCACGGACAATACAGAACCTAAGAAAACGATTCCATTTAAGTTTAACGGAAGAG CAATGTGTGTCCTTGGTGCTATCCCTAATAAGCAGCAGCTTAGATGCATGGCGGACACGGCAGTATGATTATTATCAGAAGGTTTTGAATGGAATATTGTGA